From Pseudomonas sp. CCI4.2, one genomic window encodes:
- the ettA gene encoding energy-dependent translational throttle protein EttA — MAQYVFTMHRLSKVVPPKREILKNISLSFFPGAKIGVLGLNGSGKSTLLKIMAGVDTEFDGEARPMPELNIGYLPQEPQLDPTKTVREVVEEAVSVIKNAQARLDEVYAEYADPDADFDKLAAEQAKLEAILQASDGHNLERQLEVAGDALRLPAWDAKIEFLSGGEKRRVALCRLLLSAPDMLLLDEPTNHLDADSVAWLEHFLHDFPGTVVAITHDRYFLDNVAGWILELDRGAGIPYEGNYSGWLEAKSDRLAQESKQQSAHEKAMKDELEWVRKGAKARQSKSKARLQRFEEMQSQEFQKRSETNEIYIPAGPRLGDKVIEFKNVSKGYGDRVLIDNLSFAMPKGAIVGVIGGNGAGKSTLFRMLMGKETPDSGTIEVGDTVQLACVDQSRDDLDGKKTVWEMVSDGSDQIRIGNYEIPSRTYVGRFNFKGGDQQKFVKDLSGGERGRLHLALTLKEGANVLLLDEPSNDLDVETLRSLEEALLDFPGAAIVISHDRWFLDRVATHILAYEDDSQAIFFEGNYTEYEADRKKRLGDSASQPHRVRHKKLA, encoded by the coding sequence ATGGCTCAATACGTCTTTACCATGCATCGGCTGAGCAAAGTTGTGCCGCCGAAGCGGGAAATTCTAAAAAACATCTCCCTGTCATTTTTCCCAGGCGCCAAAATCGGCGTGCTGGGCCTAAACGGTTCGGGTAAGTCCACACTGTTGAAAATCATGGCCGGCGTCGACACCGAGTTCGACGGTGAAGCGCGTCCGATGCCAGAGCTCAACATTGGTTATCTGCCTCAAGAACCTCAGCTGGACCCCACCAAAACAGTGCGTGAAGTGGTGGAAGAGGCTGTTAGCGTGATCAAAAACGCGCAGGCACGTCTGGATGAGGTCTACGCCGAATACGCCGACCCTGATGCCGACTTCGATAAATTGGCGGCAGAACAGGCCAAGCTCGAAGCTATTTTGCAGGCCAGCGATGGGCACAACCTTGAGCGCCAGCTGGAGGTCGCCGGCGATGCACTGCGTCTACCGGCTTGGGACGCGAAAATCGAGTTTCTGTCCGGCGGTGAGAAACGCCGTGTCGCGCTGTGCCGTTTGCTGCTGTCGGCGCCCGACATGTTACTGCTCGACGAACCGACCAACCACTTGGACGCCGACTCCGTGGCGTGGTTGGAGCATTTTCTGCACGATTTCCCGGGCACTGTGGTTGCGATCACGCACGACCGGTACTTCCTCGACAACGTGGCCGGCTGGATTCTAGAACTCGACCGCGGTGCAGGTATTCCTTACGAGGGTAACTATTCGGGTTGGCTTGAAGCTAAGTCGGACCGTTTGGCCCAGGAATCCAAGCAGCAGTCGGCCCATGAAAAGGCCATGAAAGACGAGCTGGAATGGGTCCGTAAAGGCGCCAAAGCGCGTCAGTCGAAATCCAAGGCTCGTCTGCAGCGCTTCGAAGAAATGCAATCGCAGGAATTCCAGAAGCGCAGCGAGACCAACGAAATCTATATCCCTGCCGGCCCCCGTCTGGGCGACAAGGTCATCGAATTCAAAAACGTCAGCAAAGGCTATGGCGATCGCGTGTTGATCGACAACTTGTCGTTTGCCATGCCCAAAGGCGCCATCGTTGGCGTAATCGGCGGCAATGGCGCGGGTAAATCAACGCTGTTCCGGATGTTGATGGGCAAGGAAACGCCAGACTCGGGCACCATCGAAGTCGGCGATACCGTGCAATTGGCATGCGTCGATCAGAGTCGAGATGATCTGGACGGCAAGAAAACCGTGTGGGAAATGGTCTCCGACGGTTCCGATCAGATCCGCATCGGCAACTATGAAATTCCGTCGCGTACCTACGTGGGCCGTTTCAACTTCAAGGGCGGCGATCAGCAGAAGTTCGTTAAAGACTTGTCCGGTGGTGAGCGCGGTCGTCTGCACTTGGCGTTGACCCTTAAAGAGGGCGCCAATGTCTTGCTGCTCGACGAACCGTCCAACGACCTTGACGTGGAAACCTTGCGTTCACTTGAAGAAGCACTGCTCGACTTCCCAGGCGCTGCCATTGTGATCTCTCACGATCGGTGGTTCCTGGACCGCGTTGCGACTCATATCCTCGCCTACGAAGATGACTCGCAAGCGATCTTCTTTGAAGGTAACTACACCGAGTACGAAGCCGACCGCAAAAAGCGCCTCGGCGATTCAGCTTCCCAGCCGCACCGGGTGCGTCACAAGAAGTTGGCGTGA
- a CDS encoding GreA/GreB family elongation factor — protein MSRAFVNEDNAAAQADQPVERRVSEQPNYVTAAGLEQLHARVAQLQAQYTEQSSRGDQADKQRQADIERDLRYFNQRLQSAQVVAAANSTDKVQIGSWVTFADEDNTEQRVQLVGEDQAQAGSGLINWGSPLGRALVGAAVGDEVLWKRPAGDQLIEVLRIEKDA, from the coding sequence ATGAGCCGCGCTTTCGTCAATGAAGATAACGCTGCCGCCCAAGCCGACCAGCCGGTGGAGCGGCGAGTCAGTGAACAACCCAACTACGTGACCGCTGCCGGCCTTGAGCAACTACACGCGCGAGTTGCGCAGTTGCAGGCGCAATACACTGAGCAATCCTCCCGGGGAGATCAGGCTGACAAACAACGCCAGGCCGATATCGAACGTGACCTGCGTTACTTCAATCAACGCCTGCAAAGCGCTCAGGTCGTCGCTGCGGCGAACTCGACTGACAAGGTGCAAATCGGCAGTTGGGTAACGTTCGCGGATGAAGACAACACCGAACAGCGCGTGCAACTGGTCGGCGAAGACCAAGCGCAAGCAGGCAGTGGGTTGATCAATTGGGGGTCGCCATTGGGCCGCGCATTAGTCGGCGCAGCGGTAGGCGACGAGGTCCTGTGGAAGCGCCCGGCGGGGGATCAATTGATTGAGGTTTTGCGGATTGAGAAGGATGCTTGA
- a CDS encoding DUF4105 domain-containing protein — protein sequence MPKRIVFVALFVCAPLYAAPPIDNDRLQQLANTPLWISLGHYVTAKLGGWRSYVDDPTFFLAANGAHDPAAELRATLDAIYKPASNDPARQNAHAQCVYPARTHFLRDQLHLTDLPAVDCTDFKQWYSSVAPDSTVLIFPAAYLNSPSSMFGHTLLRIDQADVQKDHTALLSYAINFGAYIEGMDNSILYAWKGLMGGYPGLFALVPYQEKLSEYRSLENRDLWEYRLNLTPEETGRMVEHVWELKQIRFGYFFFDENCSYRLLELLQVARPGLELTKLFPLTAIPTDTVRAVKQAALVEKIDYRPSRERELLNRAAPLNDEEQQWVLNVSADQKQLQNRDYRLLPKERRALIQDAAYRLERYRANGQERDSERSQRSFDLLRAISQNPPPPLDIARPGLPEDGHESRTWQLGAGSRGDKAYAEYGLRMAYHDLNDNAYGFPLGAQIEILQLKLRQYEGNHWQVQQLDVATIRSLTPRTELLKPWSWQVTGGLERVLGKHDSERLVSHVNGGAGGTWQLGDELLGFALGTVRVEHNTDFSALVSPAAGFDSGLLWRNPLGNLSLEAKSDYFTNGEVRRNLSLNQQWELSRNLGLRLSAQREFSQLTSPVNEVMLEVKWYHY from the coding sequence ATGCCCAAACGCATTGTTTTTGTGGCGCTCTTTGTCTGCGCCCCGCTGTATGCCGCGCCCCCTATCGACAATGATCGCTTGCAGCAACTAGCAAACACACCCCTTTGGATTTCCCTGGGTCATTACGTCACTGCAAAACTGGGCGGGTGGCGCAGCTACGTTGACGATCCCACGTTCTTTCTTGCGGCCAATGGTGCCCATGACCCTGCGGCGGAATTGCGCGCGACCCTCGATGCGATCTACAAGCCCGCGAGCAATGACCCAGCGAGACAAAACGCCCATGCGCAATGCGTTTACCCGGCACGCACGCACTTTCTTCGTGATCAATTACACCTGACCGACTTGCCTGCCGTGGACTGCACGGATTTCAAACAGTGGTACAGCAGCGTAGCCCCGGACAGCACCGTGTTGATTTTCCCGGCGGCGTATTTGAACAGTCCCTCGTCGATGTTCGGCCATACCCTGCTGCGAATCGATCAGGCCGATGTACAGAAAGACCACACGGCCCTGCTGAGTTACGCCATCAACTTCGGCGCCTACATCGAAGGGATGGACAACAGCATTCTTTACGCTTGGAAAGGCTTGATGGGCGGTTATCCCGGCCTGTTCGCGCTGGTGCCGTATCAGGAAAAGCTCTCTGAATACCGCAGTCTGGAAAACCGTGATTTATGGGAGTACCGGCTCAACCTGACGCCTGAAGAAACCGGGCGAATGGTGGAGCACGTTTGGGAACTCAAGCAGATTCGCTTCGGTTATTTTTTCTTCGACGAAAACTGTTCCTACCGTTTGCTGGAATTGCTCCAGGTCGCACGCCCGGGCCTTGAGCTGACCAAACTGTTCCCGCTGACGGCGATCCCCACTGACACCGTGCGCGCGGTGAAACAGGCCGCACTGGTCGAGAAGATCGACTACCGCCCATCCCGTGAGCGTGAGTTGCTCAACCGGGCAGCACCGTTAAATGACGAGGAGCAGCAATGGGTGCTGAACGTCAGCGCCGACCAGAAACAGCTACAGAACCGCGATTATCGGCTTCTACCGAAAGAGCGCCGGGCGTTGATTCAAGACGCCGCCTACCGCCTCGAACGTTACCGCGCCAATGGACAGGAACGCGACTCCGAGCGCTCGCAACGCAGTTTCGACCTGCTGCGTGCAATCAGCCAGAACCCACCACCACCGCTGGACATTGCCCGCCCAGGACTGCCAGAAGACGGCCATGAATCCCGCACCTGGCAACTGGGAGCGGGGAGCCGTGGCGACAAAGCCTACGCCGAATATGGCCTGCGCATGGCGTATCACGACCTCAACGACAACGCGTATGGTTTTCCACTGGGGGCACAGATCGAGATTCTGCAACTCAAGCTGCGCCAGTACGAAGGTAACCATTGGCAAGTGCAACAGCTCGACGTCGCCACCATCCGCTCCCTGACGCCGCGCACCGAACTGCTCAAGCCTTGGTCCTGGCAAGTCACGGGCGGTCTCGAACGGGTACTGGGCAAGCATGATTCAGAAAGACTGGTTAGCCATGTCAATGGCGGCGCGGGCGGCACCTGGCAATTAGGCGACGAGCTGCTCGGTTTTGCGCTGGGGACGGTAAGGGTTGAACACAACACCGACTTTTCAGCCCTCGTGTCCCCGGCAGCCGGCTTTGACAGCGGCCTGCTCTGGCGCAATCCGCTGGGTAACCTGAGCCTTGAAGCCAAAAGTGATTACTTCACCAATGGCGAAGTGCGCCGCAACCTGAGCCTGAATCAGCAATGGGAGCTGTCACGCAACCTCGGCCTACGCCTGTCCGCTCAACGGGAATTCAGCCAATTGACGTCACCGGTAAACGAAGTGATGTTGGAAGTGAAGTGGTATCACTATTGA
- a CDS encoding DUF3015 domain-containing protein: MKRILLGTLFTVVSLNAMAQAPGGPDCGWGNMLFEGQRGTPAHFLASTTNGSSGNATFGMTSGTNGCATNAALTYGGKSWIAMNGMMDELSKDMAVGQGEALTTYAVVLGVAPQDRAHFAAVTHEHFQQIFSKADTTADDVHTNTLAVLKNDPVLAKYATQA, encoded by the coding sequence ATGAAACGGATTCTTCTCGGTACTCTTTTCACCGTGGTATCTCTCAACGCAATGGCTCAGGCACCCGGTGGCCCGGACTGTGGCTGGGGCAACATGCTGTTTGAGGGCCAGCGCGGTACGCCGGCGCACTTCCTTGCGTCGACCACTAACGGGTCGTCGGGTAATGCCACTTTCGGCATGACCTCTGGCACTAACGGGTGCGCAACTAACGCCGCCCTGACTTACGGCGGCAAGTCCTGGATTGCCATGAATGGCATGATGGACGAACTCTCTAAAGACATGGCCGTCGGCCAGGGCGAGGCATTGACCACCTACGCGGTGGTGCTGGGCGTTGCACCGCAAGACCGTGCGCATTTCGCCGCAGTCACCCATGAGCACTTCCAGCAGATTTTCAGCAAGGCTGACACCACCGCCGATGATGTTCACACCAACACCTTGGCAGTGTTGAAAAACGATCCTGTTCTGGCCAAATATGCGACTCAGGCTTAA
- a CDS encoding Lon protease family protein, which yields MPDTVAASLRLAPEALTRPFSAEQFSFTTTNDLEPFRGVLGQERAVEALQFGVAMPRPGYNVFVMGEPGTGRFSFVKRYLKAEGKRMQTPPDWVYVNNFDEPREPRALELPSGSAGAFIADINGLIDNLLATFPAVFEHPSYQQKKSAIDRAFNQRYDKALDVIERLALEKDIALYRDSTNIAFTPMSDGKALDEAEFSQLPEVDRDRFHDDISSLEERLNEELASLPQWKRESSNLMRHLNEETITLALQPLLAPLSQKYAENAGVCAYLQAVQVYLLRTVVEQLVDDSKTDAEARKLLEEQYCPSLVVGHPTNAGAPIVFEPHPTYDNLFGRIEYSTDQGALYTTYRQLRPGALHRANGGFLVLEAEKMLSEPFVWDALKRALQSRKLKMESPLGELGRLATVTLTPQVIPLQVKVIIIGARSLYYTLQDLDPDFQEMFRVLVDFDEDIPMVDESLEQFAQLLKTRTSEEGMAPLTADAVARLATYSARLAEHQGRLSARIGDLFQLVSEADFIRQLANDDKTDAGHIERALKAKATRTGRVSARILDDMLAGIILIDTDGAAVGKCNGLTVLEVGDSAFGVPARISATVYPGGSGIVDIEREVNLGQPIHSKGVMILTGYLGSRYAQEFPLAISASIALEQSYGYVDGDSASLGEACTLISALSKTPLKQCFAITGSINQFGEVQAVGGVNEKIEGFFRLCEARGLTGDHGAIIPQANVTTLMLDERVLQAVRNGQFHIYAVRQADEALSLLVGEPAGAPNEKGQFPEGSVNARVVERLRDIAEMLSDEDFKEELEKEPAQLQPELKALAKKKK from the coding sequence ATGCCCGATACTGTTGCTGCTAGCCTGCGTCTTGCGCCCGAAGCGCTGACACGTCCTTTTTCCGCCGAACAGTTCAGCTTCACGACGACCAATGATCTGGAACCCTTTCGCGGTGTGCTCGGCCAGGAGCGAGCAGTCGAAGCCCTGCAGTTTGGCGTGGCCATGCCGCGCCCCGGTTACAACGTATTTGTCATGGGCGAACCTGGCACCGGTCGGTTCTCGTTTGTTAAGCGCTACCTCAAGGCTGAGGGCAAGCGCATGCAAACCCCTCCGGATTGGGTGTACGTCAATAACTTCGACGAGCCCCGCGAGCCGCGTGCGCTGGAATTGCCGTCTGGCAGCGCCGGGGCCTTTATCGCTGACATCAATGGCTTGATTGATAACCTGCTGGCAACCTTTCCGGCAGTGTTCGAACACCCTTCTTATCAGCAGAAAAAAAGCGCCATCGACCGAGCGTTCAACCAGCGTTACGACAAAGCGCTGGACGTAATCGAGCGTTTGGCGCTGGAAAAGGACATTGCCCTTTACCGTGACAGCACCAACATCGCTTTCACGCCGATGAGCGATGGCAAGGCGTTGGACGAGGCAGAATTTTCACAGCTACCGGAAGTTGACCGCGACCGCTTTCACGATGATATTTCCAGCCTCGAAGAGCGTCTCAACGAAGAGTTGGCCAGCTTGCCGCAATGGAAGCGTGAATCCAGCAACCTGATGCGCCACCTGAACGAAGAAACCATCACCTTGGCCTTACAGCCATTGTTGGCGCCGTTGTCGCAGAAATACGCCGAAAATGCCGGGGTCTGCGCGTACTTGCAGGCCGTGCAGGTGTACCTGTTGAGGACAGTGGTCGAGCAATTGGTCGACGACAGCAAAACCGACGCCGAGGCGCGTAAATTGCTCGAAGAGCAATACTGCCCGAGCCTGGTGGTGGGTCATCCGACCAACGCCGGCGCGCCAATTGTCTTTGAGCCACACCCGACGTACGACAACTTGTTTGGCCGCATCGAATACAGCACCGATCAAGGCGCGCTCTACACCACCTACCGTCAACTGCGTCCCGGCGCCTTGCACCGAGCCAACGGCGGTTTTCTGGTGCTTGAAGCGGAAAAAATGCTCAGTGAACCGTTTGTGTGGGACGCCCTGAAACGCGCCCTGCAATCACGCAAGCTGAAAATGGAATCGCCGCTGGGCGAGCTGGGTCGTCTGGCGACCGTGACATTGACTCCGCAGGTTATCCCGCTGCAGGTCAAGGTCATTATCATCGGTGCGCGTTCGCTGTATTACACGCTGCAGGACCTGGATCCAGACTTCCAGGAAATGTTCCGGGTACTGGTGGATTTCGATGAAGACATCCCGATGGTCGACGAAAGCCTGGAGCAGTTCGCCCAGTTGCTGAAAACCCGAACCTCGGAAGAAGGCATGGCGCCGTTGACCGCTGATGCGGTCGCGCGTTTGGCGACTTACAGTGCACGACTGGCCGAGCACCAAGGGCGCTTGTCGGCGCGTATCGGTGACTTGTTCCAGTTGGTCAGTGAAGCGGATTTCATTCGCCAACTGGCCAATGATGACAAAACCGACGCCGGGCATATCGAGCGGGCGCTCAAGGCCAAAGCGACCCGCACCGGTCGGGTGTCGGCGCGGATTCTCGACGACATGCTTGCCGGGATCATCCTCATTGATACCGATGGTGCTGCCGTGGGCAAGTGCAATGGGTTAACCGTGTTGGAAGTTGGCGACTCGGCCTTTGGCGTACCCGCGCGGATTTCAGCCACGGTCTATCCCGGTGGCAGTGGCATTGTCGACATTGAGCGCGAGGTGAATCTTGGTCAGCCGATTCACTCCAAGGGCGTGATGATCCTCACCGGTTACCTGGGCAGCCGTTACGCGCAAGAATTCCCGCTGGCGATCTCCGCGAGCATCGCGCTGGAACAGTCCTACGGGTATGTGGACGGGGACAGCGCGTCGCTCGGCGAAGCGTGCACCTTGATCTCCGCGTTGTCGAAAACGCCGCTCAAGCAGTGTTTCGCGATCACTGGCTCAATCAATCAATTCGGCGAAGTGCAGGCCGTGGGTGGGGTCAACGAGAAAATCGAGGGGTTCTTCCGGCTCTGCGAAGCCAGGGGCCTGACAGGCGACCACGGCGCCATCATTCCTCAAGCCAACGTCACCACCCTGATGCTTGATGAGCGGGTGCTTCAGGCTGTGCGGAACGGACAATTCCACATTTACGCCGTGCGCCAAGCTGACGAAGCATTGAGCTTGTTGGTAGGCGAACCCGCCGGAGCACCGAACGAAAAAGGCCAGTTTCCTGAAGGCAGCGTCAATGCTCGAGTGGTCGAGCGCTTGCGCGATATCGCCGAAATGCTCAGTGATGAAGACTTCAAGGAAGAGTTGGAAAAAGAACCGGCGCAGTTGCAGCCAGAGCTGAAAGCCTTGGCCAAGAAGAAGAAATAA
- a CDS encoding DUF6482 family protein: MNLQELTAYAHAGHVDELNLISMEGGIYLLQARMQGMAHPLNDMSGKTMHLRSVEHARDVLHTMPAVPFNLVHSVVHDEMCGLRNVDEQTLRVPISFRSAW; encoded by the coding sequence ATGAATCTTCAAGAGCTGACCGCTTACGCACACGCTGGACATGTTGATGAATTGAATCTGATCTCGATGGAGGGTGGGATCTATCTACTGCAAGCCCGTATGCAAGGGATGGCGCACCCTCTCAACGACATGAGTGGCAAAACGATGCACCTGCGCTCGGTGGAGCATGCGCGAGACGTGCTGCATACGATGCCGGCCGTGCCGTTCAATCTGGTGCATTCAGTGGTTCACGATGAAATGTGTGGCTTGCGCAATGTCGACGAGCAAACCCTGCGTGTCCCGATTTCCTTCCGCTCTGCGTGGTAG
- a CDS encoding FKBP-type peptidyl-prolyl cis-trans isomerase, translating to MSEVNLSTDETRVSYGIGRQLGDQLRDNPPPGIDLDAILAGLNDAFHGKESRVDQAQMAASFKVIREIMQAEAATKAEQAAGAGLAYLAENSKREGVTTLPSGLQFEVLTAGEGASPSIDDQVRTHYHGTLIDGTVFDSSYDRGEPAEFPVSGVIAGWTEALQLMKAGSKWRLHVPSELAYGAQGAGSIAPHTVLVFDVELLDVL from the coding sequence ATGTCCGAAGTTAATCTGTCCACCGACGAAACCCGCGTCAGCTACGGTATCGGCCGCCAGTTGGGCGACCAACTGCGTGATAATCCGCCACCGGGCATCGACCTGGACGCGATCCTGGCTGGCCTGAATGACGCGTTTCATGGCAAAGAAAGCCGTGTTGACCAAGCGCAAATGGCTGCGAGCTTCAAAGTTATTCGCGAAATCATGCAAGCTGAAGCGGCGACCAAGGCTGAGCAAGCCGCCGGCGCTGGCCTGGCTTATCTTGCTGAGAACAGCAAACGCGAAGGCGTGACCACTCTGCCTTCCGGCCTGCAATTCGAAGTGCTGACCGCGGGCGAGGGCGCTTCGCCGTCCATTGACGACCAGGTTCGTACTCACTACCACGGCACGCTGATCGACGGCACCGTCTTCGACAGCTCTTATGATCGTGGCGAGCCTGCTGAATTTCCGGTCAGCGGCGTCATTGCCGGCTGGACTGAAGCGCTGCAACTGATGAAAGCCGGTAGCAAGTGGCGTTTGCACGTTCCGAGTGAACTGGCTTACGGCGCTCAGGGCGCTGGCAGCATTGCACCACACACTGTTTTGGTATTTGACGTCGAGTTGCTGGACGTACTGTAA
- a CDS encoding polyprenyl synthetase family protein, whose amino-acid sequence MQPQAFYRAVADDFSAVDVIIKKQLASRVPLVSKIGDYITSAGGKRLRPLLVLLCGKALGREGDDLRLLAATIEFLHTATLLHDDVVDMSGMRRGRSTANALWGNAPSVLVGDFLYSRSFEMMVELGSMPVMKILSKATRVIAEGEVLQLSKIRDASTTEETYMEVIRGKTAMLFEASTHSAAALCEASLEQSEALRTFGDHLGVAFQLVDDLLDYRGDAETLGKNVGDDLAEGKPTLPLIYTMREGTPEQAALVRQAIQKGGLEDLESIREAVENAGALDYTAQLARDYVVRAIACLDVLPASEYRDALIELSEFAVARTH is encoded by the coding sequence ATGCAACCCCAAGCTTTCTACCGCGCGGTGGCGGACGACTTTAGTGCCGTTGACGTCATCATCAAGAAGCAGCTGGCTTCGCGTGTGCCGCTGGTGTCCAAAATCGGCGACTACATTACCTCGGCTGGCGGTAAGCGTCTGCGTCCTTTATTGGTCTTGCTGTGTGGCAAGGCGCTGGGTCGCGAAGGTGACGATCTGCGCCTGCTGGCGGCGACCATCGAGTTCCTGCACACCGCGACCTTGCTGCACGACGACGTCGTTGACATGTCCGGCATGCGCCGTGGCCGTTCCACCGCCAATGCCTTGTGGGGCAACGCTCCCAGCGTTTTGGTCGGTGACTTCCTATATTCGCGCTCCTTCGAGATGATGGTCGAATTAGGCTCGATGCCAGTGATGAAAATCCTGTCCAAAGCCACCCGCGTGATTGCCGAAGGCGAAGTGTTGCAGCTGTCGAAGATTCGTGACGCCAGCACCACCGAAGAAACCTACATGGAAGTGATTCGCGGCAAGACAGCCATGCTGTTCGAAGCCTCGACCCACAGCGCTGCGGCCCTGTGCGAAGCCTCACTTGAGCAAAGCGAAGCCCTGCGCACCTTTGGCGACCATCTGGGTGTAGCGTTTCAGTTGGTCGATGACCTACTGGATTATCGCGGCGACGCTGAAACCCTGGGTAAAAACGTCGGTGATGACTTGGCCGAAGGTAAACCTACCTTGCCGCTGATCTACACCATGCGCGAAGGCACCCCGGAACAGGCCGCCCTGGTACGCCAGGCTATCCAGAAAGGAGGCCTTGAAGACCTCGAAAGCATCCGAGAAGCCGTCGAAAATGCGGGCGCCCTGGATTACACCGCGCAGTTGGCGCGTGACTACGTAGTCCGCGCCATTGCCTGTCTCGACGTACTGCCTGCTAGCGAATACCGCGACGCATTGATAGAACTGAGTGAATTCGCGGTAGCGCGTACGCACTAA
- the rplU gene encoding 50S ribosomal protein L21: MYAVIVTGGKQYKVAPGEYLKIEKLEIATGESVTFDRVLLIGDGEEVNIGAPVVVGATVVAEVISQGRHDKIRIIKFRRRKHHMKRMGHRQWYTEIKITGIQA, encoded by the coding sequence ATGTACGCAGTAATTGTTACCGGTGGCAAGCAGTACAAAGTCGCCCCGGGCGAATACCTGAAGATCGAAAAGCTCGAAATCGCTACCGGCGAATCCGTGACTTTTGATCGTGTTTTGTTGATCGGCGACGGCGAAGAAGTCAACATCGGCGCTCCTGTCGTTGTAGGCGCAACCGTTGTTGCTGAGGTGATCTCCCAAGGTCGCCACGATAAAATCCGCATCATCAAGTTCCGTCGTCGTAAGCACCACATGAAGCGTATGGGCCACCGCCAGTGGTACACCGAGATCAAAATCACCGGTATTCAGGCTTAA
- the rpmA gene encoding 50S ribosomal protein L27: MAHKKAGGSTRNGRDSEAKRLGVKMYGGQAIIPGNIIVRQRGTQFHAGYGVGMGKDHTLFAKVEGVIKFQVKGAFGRRYVSIVPKTAAAVVVAA; encoded by the coding sequence ATGGCACACAAAAAAGCTGGTGGTAGTACCCGTAACGGTCGTGACTCAGAGGCCAAACGCCTTGGCGTCAAGATGTATGGCGGCCAGGCAATCATTCCGGGCAACATCATCGTGCGTCAGCGCGGCACCCAATTCCACGCTGGCTACGGCGTTGGCATGGGTAAAGATCACACCCTGTTCGCGAAAGTGGAAGGCGTGATCAAGTTCCAGGTTAAAGGCGCCTTCGGTCGTCGTTACGTAAGCATCGTTCCGAAGACTGCAGCTGCAGTAGTCGTCGCTGCATAA
- the cgtA gene encoding Obg family GTPase CgtA — protein sequence MKFVDEVSIRVKAGDGGNGCMSFRREKFIENGGPNGGDGGDGGSIYMIADENLNTLVDYRYTRHFDAERGSNGGSADCTGKKGEEMVLRVPVGTTVIDAATQEIIGDLTKAGQRLLVASGGWHGLGNTRFKSSTNRAPRQTSPGKFGDQRDLKLELKVLADVGLLGLPNAGKSTFIRSVSAAKPKVADYPFTTLIPNLGVVSVDRWKSFVVADIPGLIEGASDGAGLGIRFLKHLARTRLLLHLVDMAPLDETSAPDAAEVIVNELVKFSPSLADRDRWLVLNKCDQILEEEHEERVKEIVDRLEWTGPVYVISAISKQGTEQLSRDIMRYLEERNLRIVEDPVFARELAELDQNIEDEARAQLQALDDARTLRRTGVKSVHDAEEDVWGDDDEDDEDGPEIIYVRD from the coding sequence ATGAAGTTTGTTGATGAAGTTTCGATTCGAGTAAAAGCAGGCGATGGTGGCAACGGATGCATGAGCTTCCGTCGCGAAAAATTTATTGAAAACGGCGGCCCTAACGGCGGTGATGGGGGTGATGGCGGCTCGATCTACATGATCGCCGACGAAAACCTCAACACCCTGGTCGACTACCGTTACACCCGTCACTTTGACGCTGAGCGCGGTTCCAACGGCGGCAGCGCAGACTGCACCGGGAAAAAAGGCGAAGAGATGGTTCTGCGCGTACCGGTAGGCACCACGGTGATCGATGCGGCGACCCAGGAAATCATCGGCGACTTGACCAAGGCGGGCCAGCGTCTGCTGGTAGCGAGCGGCGGCTGGCACGGTCTGGGCAACACCCGTTTCAAATCCAGCACTAACCGAGCGCCACGTCAGACCTCGCCAGGCAAATTCGGCGATCAGCGTGACCTTAAGCTGGAATTGAAAGTGCTGGCGGACGTTGGGTTGCTGGGCTTGCCGAACGCGGGTAAAAGCACGTTTATTCGCTCCGTTTCAGCGGCCAAGCCGAAGGTGGCGGACTATCCGTTCACTACCTTGATCCCGAACCTGGGCGTCGTCAGTGTTGACCGCTGGAAAAGCTTCGTGGTCGCTGACATCCCTGGCTTGATCGAAGGCGCTTCCGACGGCGCGGGCCTGGGCATCCGTTTCCTCAAGCACTTGGCGCGTACGCGTTTGCTGCTGCACCTCGTCGACATGGCGCCGCTGGATGAAACCAGCGCACCTGACGCAGCCGAGGTTATCGTTAACGAGTTGGTCAAGTTCAGCCCGTCACTGGCTGATCGTGATCGCTGGTTGGTGCTGAACAAGTGCGATCAGATCCTCGAAGAAGAGCATGAAGAGCGGGTCAAGGAAATCGTTGACCGTTTGGAGTGGACGGGCCCGGTCTATGTGATCTCGGCTATCTCCAAGCAGGGCACCGAGCAGCTTAGCCGCGACATCATGCGTTACCTCGAAGAGCGTAACCTGCGTATCGTTGAAGACCCTGTCTTCGCCCGTGAACTGGCCGAACTGGATCAGAACATCGAAGACGAAGCGCGCGCTCAGTTGCAAGCGCTGGATGATGCGCGCACCTTGCGCCGCACGGGTGTGAAGAGCGTGCACGACGCCGAAGAAGATGTGTGGGGCGATGACGATGAGGACGATGAAGACGGTCCGGAAATCATTTACGTCCGTGACTGA